A part of Agrobacterium vitis genomic DNA contains:
- a CDS encoding ABC transporter substrate-binding protein — translation MSLLELNRRSLLKRSTGMMALAMGAGTPFLSSRAAYAQATSLASQQLRTIGLSVTVQERILNDFKKASGVGGTSGTAATFPDAQTKILSGSKDYDCWEIIAERLPAIVMTNNVEPLPASGLKNWANIRDTFTKPSDKWDRKAQIVGQIWADEGQTTLNMVPAVYNYDSIGYNPDVVSAEEANSWAAIFDKKWKGKSGLNTDPLIAFGQAIMAMNTLGLLNVKNPGNPSAKEIDEAAAFLVSKKKEGQFRALWGDFGELVNLMASGEMVVCDAWQPAVMAVKAQGKPCKYAVPKEGYRAWAIGPSMIAGTTNKEAVTAYADYWLSGEPGIAVSEQGYYSPSTNIKSVMAPEKYAFWYEGKPWTGAAERGIKEGDLRDGGSLEERAKNVAYWHQWPDEYDHLVQKWDEFLNA, via the coding sequence ATGTCATTACTGGAATTAAACCGCAGATCGCTTCTCAAACGCTCCACCGGCATGATGGCGCTGGCTATGGGGGCAGGCACGCCCTTTCTGTCGTCGCGGGCTGCCTATGCCCAGGCGACCAGCCTTGCCAGCCAGCAATTGCGCACCATCGGCCTGTCGGTGACGGTGCAGGAACGCATTCTTAATGACTTCAAGAAGGCCTCCGGCGTTGGCGGCACATCAGGTACGGCTGCAACCTTCCCGGATGCGCAGACCAAGATCCTGTCTGGCTCGAAGGATTATGATTGCTGGGAAATCATCGCCGAGCGCCTGCCTGCCATCGTCATGACCAACAATGTCGAGCCGCTGCCGGCCTCGGGCTTGAAAAACTGGGCGAATATCCGCGACACCTTCACCAAACCATCCGACAAATGGGACCGCAAAGCGCAGATCGTCGGGCAGATCTGGGCCGATGAAGGCCAGACGACGCTGAACATGGTGCCCGCCGTCTATAACTACGATTCCATCGGCTATAACCCGGATGTGGTCTCTGCCGAGGAAGCCAATAGTTGGGCGGCGATTTTCGACAAGAAGTGGAAGGGCAAGTCCGGCCTTAACACCGATCCGCTGATTGCCTTCGGTCAGGCGATCATGGCGATGAACACGCTTGGCCTGCTCAACGTCAAGAACCCCGGTAATCCGAGTGCCAAGGAAATCGACGAGGCGGCGGCATTTCTGGTGTCGAAGAAGAAGGAAGGTCAGTTCCGGGCTCTGTGGGGCGATTTCGGCGAACTGGTCAATCTGATGGCCTCGGGTGAAATGGTGGTTTGCGATGCCTGGCAACCGGCCGTCATGGCGGTGAAGGCGCAGGGCAAGCCTTGCAAATATGCCGTACCGAAGGAAGGCTATCGCGCCTGGGCCATCGGTCCGTCGATGATTGCAGGCACCACCAACAAGGAAGCCGTCACCGCCTATGCCGATTACTGGCTGTCGGGTGAGCCGGGCATCGCGGTGTCGGAGCAGGGTTATTATTCGCCCTCCACCAATATCAAAAGCGTCATGGCACCGGAAAAATATGCCTTCTGGTACGAGGGTAAGCCTTGGACCGGCGCGGCCGAGCGCGGCATCAAGGAAGGCGACCTGCGCGATGGTGGCTCGCTGGAAGAGCGCGCCAAGAACGTCGCTTATTGGCATCAATGGCCGGATGAATACGACCATCTGGTGCAGAAGTGGGACGAGTTCCTGAATGCCTGA
- a CDS encoding SDR family NAD(P)-dependent oxidoreductase → MSKQNQRIVIITGAGIGIGAAAAKAFGALGDHVVVTDIMDAEGEAVAQAIRAGGGSAEFHHYDVRSTPAADALVADIEARLGRIDVVVANAGIAHRVPLKELTDEKWDLTFDIDLKGIFRLVRAATPGMRARKSGAIVALSSIMGIAYGWDEHVHYSAAKSGVVGLVRGLAVELAREGVRVNGIAPGYIRTAQLLSEENSLGPVGAEKAAEIIPMGRLGTPEDIADVITFLASNAARYMTGQVLVVDGGLLVGRY, encoded by the coding sequence GGCGCCGCCGCCGCCAAAGCCTTCGGCGCGCTTGGTGACCATGTCGTTGTTACCGATATCATGGACGCCGAAGGCGAGGCGGTGGCGCAGGCTATTCGCGCTGGCGGTGGCTCGGCGGAATTTCATCATTATGACGTGCGCTCGACACCGGCAGCCGATGCGCTGGTCGCCGATATCGAGGCGCGGCTTGGCCGGATCGATGTGGTGGTCGCCAATGCCGGCATTGCGCATCGCGTGCCGCTTAAAGAGTTGACCGATGAAAAATGGGACCTGACTTTTGATATCGACCTCAAGGGTATCTTCCGCCTCGTGCGGGCGGCCACTCCCGGCATGCGCGCCCGCAAAAGCGGGGCGATTGTCGCGTTGTCATCGATCATGGGCATTGCCTATGGCTGGGATGAGCATGTCCATTATTCCGCTGCCAAATCTGGGGTGGTCGGGCTGGTGCGCGGTCTGGCCGTCGAGCTTGCCCGTGAGGGGGTGCGGGTCAATGGCATTGCGCCGGGCTATATCCGCACCGCGCAATTGCTGTCGGAGGAAAACTCGCTCGGGCCGGTAGGGGCCGAAAAAGCTGCCGAAATCATCCCGATGGGACGGCTCGGAACACCCGAGGATATTGCCGATGTCATCACCTTCCTCGCCTCCAATGCCGCCCGCTACATGACCGGTCAGGTGCTGGTCGTCGATGGTGGCCTGCTGGTTGGGCGTTACTAA